A window of Bufo gargarizans isolate SCDJY-AF-19 chromosome 9, ASM1485885v1, whole genome shotgun sequence contains these coding sequences:
- the LOC122946618 gene encoding olfactory receptor 5B12-like, giving the protein MKQNETFITYFIIKGISDAPELQVPIFVLVLLIYLIVLVGNMSLLLLVCLDSHLHTPMYFFLANLSIVDMTSSTVTLHKILLMFISGDNTVLYLACMAQTYMFGSLSGHGLFILTAMSYDRYVAICRPLNYHIIMNFKVCLLLASFCWTFGFIQVVPYLCLIVKISCYSSNVIDHFFCDLVPLINISCSDVTLLVRLSDIQGMIIYALTPFLLILTSYIFIIQTILKIRSSIGRRKAFYTCSSHLVLIVVLYTTLISQYNIPYNSQGSKKLFSLFNTAIVPVLNPLIYSLKNKDVKAAFRRTVEKCRVDILSL; this is encoded by the coding sequence ATGAAGCAAAATGAAACATTCATCACCTACTTCATCATAAAGGGAATATCTGATGCTCCTGAGCTCCAAGTGCCCATATTTGTTCTGGTTTTACTAATTTATCTCATTGTTCTTGTTGGGAATATGAGTCTTCTTCTCCTGGTTTGTCTTGACTCCCATCTTCACACTCCCATGTATTTCTTCCTTGCTAACCTGTCCATAGTGGACATGACATCTTCCACAGTCACCCTCCATAAGATCCTTCTGATGTTCATCTCTGGAGATAACACCGTGCTCTACCTGGCCTGTATGGCACAAACATACATGTTTGGATCTTTGTCAGGACATGGACTTTTCATATTGACAGCCATGAGTTATGATCGATATGTGGCTATTTGTAGGCCCCTTAATTATCACATTATTATGAACTTTAAGGTCTGTCTTCTCTTGGCCTCGTTTTGTTGGACATTTGGTTTCATACAAGTTGTTCCTTATCTTTGCCTAATAGTAAAGATCTCTTGTTATTCCTCCAATGTGATTGACCACTTCTTCTGTGACCTTGTTCCCCTCATAAATATTTCCTGCAGTGATGTTACTTTACTAGTAAGACTTTCTGATATACAAGGAATGATAATTTACGCCCTTACTCCATTTCTTCTCATTTTGACTTCTTATATCTTTATAATTCAGACCATACTGAAGATACGTTCCAGTATTGGTAGAAGAAAAGCCTTCTATACGTGTTCCTCACACCTTGTATTAATCGTGGTGCTCTACACGACTCTCATCTCTCAGTATAACATACCTTATAATAGTCAGGGCTCGAAAAAACTGTTTTCTTTGTTTAATACAGCTATCGTTCCTGTGCTCAATCCACTAATTTATAGCTTGAAGAATAAAGATGTTAAGGCAGCATTTAGACGGACTGTGGAGAAGTGTAGAGTGGATATTTTGTCTCTATAA